TGAATGCAAAAGAATCAAAACTGTACACAGTTTATTGATGCATCAAAGTCAGCTCTAGTCTAGTATTTTCGCCCATTTTGTAGTCCATGCATCAGAATACAACCTGCTGATATGACATTTTCTAATTTGAATCATTCAACAGATTATCTACATTGAATAAATAGTatttaaagtttgaaatttgtTAATGTATGCTATATTGTATTTCCTATCACTTGTTATGAGAATTTATAAAATTCATATTAACTTTCTTGTACTACATCCAATCAGACAATGATATGCCACTTAGATTTGTAcgctattaaaaaaatcaattcaacaTAATGCTTGGTAGGATTTGGTCTTCTGTTCTTTTGATGATGAAttgcattttaaaaaaagaaatgtgtttGGTCTTCCATGCAGATCTCAACCAAAGAGCCCACTAGAGGAGCAAAAATTCATCGTGTTTGAGACAAACCTATTGGAGTTGTTTCAAGTATGCCTGTCATGCTTGTCAAGGAACATGAACGTGGAGAAGGTGTGTCCACACACTTACGGATCTGCCATGAAAGTGGTGGCTACATGCCTCGACTGTGGTCACCGTAGAGATTGGCAGAGTCAGCCCAAGGTTGGCGATGTCATGGCTGGCAACTTCATTCTGGCAGCTGCTATACTCTTTGGGGGTGGTAGCCCCACCAAGTTTCTTCGGATATTGAAACATATGAACTTAAAAGCCATCACAGTGGAGACCTTTATGAAGCACCAGAGGGAAACTCTACAGCCAGCGATCATCAGGGTAGCTAAAGAGGAGCAGAGGAAGGTCATCCAGGAGATTCCTGAAGGGGAGGGACTGGTACTTGGTGGCGACGGACGGGCAGACTCCCCTGGACATTGCGCCAAGTATGGGGCTTATACTCTGATGGACCTCAAGAGGAATAAGATTGTTGATGTGCAGTTAGTTCAGGTAAGAGCGAGAAAAGTATAATTTAATATTTCACAACTTTGATTAAATCAAGGGGGATTAGTAAACTTGCAATGGTACGTAGGAAAGGCAAAGACAAATTTATTATGTGGTTTGATGTATGCCGTTAACTAGAATATCGTAAGAAGTTAGAGTTTATGCAAAGATTTTTCTTACTTCAGGAAAAATCAAGACTGATACCTTGAAAGAATTCTTTCGTTACTAACCATAAAATCCGTATTATATCCATACACATGGATTTATGAAAATGCCTTGTCATCAattttattacaatattttttacacagatttgagtttttttattttttttatttgagatttttagtaaaattttaaatgtTCTTCACACCTGTCATATTTTACAGAGCAATGAAGTAAGGAATAGCAATGCCATGGAGAAGGAAGGACTAAGGAGGGGACTTGCCAAACTTGAAGAGCTGAATGTCCGGGTAGACACTCTGGTTACAGATAGACATGCCCAAGTAGCTAAGTGGCTTCGAGAGAACTATCCTGAGATCACGCACAAGTATGATGTTTGGCACATTGCCAAGGGTGAGTAAGGTTGATTATTCTGTGTAATATTAGAGCCATTTGATATGGTTTATctacttattttttaattcaaggaTAGTCAGATGGATGCAAATAATTCCTAACAATACTTTCATCATGACAACtcaattatatttcaataaagggTAAATTGCATGAacaattcttattttctttttcaggtCTCCTGAAGAAAATCAGTGCCATTGCAAAGCTGAAAGATTGTGAAGTTCTTGGAAGATGGAAAAAATCCATAAACAATCATGTGTACTGGTGTGCATCTTCGACTCCAGATGGTGATGGAGATATCATCGTCGCCAAATTCCAATCAATCCTCAACCACATCAGGAATGTCCATGAGAATCACGGAGAGCTGTATCCATCATGTTCCCATGGAGAGGACTATGAAAGACGAGAATGGATGACCCAAGGTTAGTGAACAATATAGAAGGATATTTCTGTGGGGTAATTCAGCATTTTATTTAATACGTTGTAAAATACAGAAAGGAGAGTGGTGTGCTGCCACCAGTGAACCCAGATGAAGGACCAGCAAGTGAACTGGATTAACCTTGTATGCACTGTACTTACTCCTGCACAAGCCATATTCTTTCAAGTCtacttcttttttatatttttctttccccagtaaaaaaatacagaaacatTGTATTCTGAGTTAGTAGTATATTCATATTATTAATTATGTGAAATACTAAgtaaatcaagtacaattttatttCTTGGAGGTTATTTGTAGGTTGCATCTTTCtaattgttcattatttcatgTGCAGGTTCAAAGGCTTTCGATAAGTTGTCCCAGGAATTATCGAAAACCAGACTCAAGAATGACATGAAGAAGATGTCCCCTCTTGCACAAACCAGTTCAGTCGAGGCCTTTCACAGTGTGATGCTGTATTGGTGTCCGAAAATGCTGGCCTACTCATATGCAGGCATAAAGTGCAGGTAAGAACTGCATCCATCTAGGGgcagtttcataaagttgttcgtaaggaGTGACTTCTCAGAAtggctggtgatcctttcttgtgaatGGTATTCACTATTATTTAGTGTGTATGAGAGGAGCactagtcattcttaaagttgctctgaTCATATATACAGCTTATGAAACACACCCTGGTATTGTTTCGTTCTGTATTACAACGACAGGAGAGGGGATGAGGACTGGTAGATGTAGAAATTTGACTTGAGGTTAATTCTGCATCACAGCAATTTCTTTCTGATTACCAGCCTGACTACTTTGTCGGTGAATATTAcgctttcttattttttttatgcccCCACAGACGAAGTCCGGAGTGGGCATGTATGTCGTTGCCCTTGTGCATCCGTCTGGCCTTCCGTTTGTTCCCCACTTGATTTCGCAATAAGTTCAATCATAGTGAATGGATTTCTGATCGCACTAAGCGGGGGCATCTGTGTCCTTTGGACACATAAAATTTCCAGTTTAAATTGTCAAAAGTAGAATATAGCATTTTCCCACTAGATCAAATAACTTCCCTTATTTACATGAGGAACTATTGTTATTTCTGCAAAGGGATCTAAAGTGCTAAGTACTAAGTTCTTTAGatggcatatatttttttttcactcaccTACTCTGATTGGTATGATTTGCAGACTGGCAATCGCTGCCTTGCACTGGAATGAAAATGCTGGAAGGAGCCATGCAACTAAGGCTGATGGAACACCCATGTACAAAATCAACTACCCCAAAGCCAAAGAGGGTGGCCACACTGTTTCCAGAGTACTGACAAATTGTACATACAGTAAGTATATTTGGCACTACCATTCATAATATGAATGCTTACTTGATCCCCCTTGCCCTCTCCCaccttttcaccaaaataaaacaaagcacATAGTTCAATCGGTTAAAATCTGTTGTATAGATGAGGTTTGTGTAATTGATGTTATTCTGTTGCAAAAATGTAATCTGACCAAAAGTGCATGTTACTTACAATTGCTAGAAATTGTCCATTATTTGAAattcttctgtttttattacaTTGTTTATACTTATATTTCAACATGTTAAAAGTTATAATTGACTACACAACAAATGCAACATCATCTTAGTGTTAATTATATTCTATTTCTAAATCATTTAGCTTAACTGATCACCCATTCTTAGATGGCATTTTAATGACTCACCCCCGTTGCccctattttttattgtaaatataaatagatctaaatttatttgttttcatattcataGATTATGTGACACTCCTCATGGAAGAGACGATGAAGCTTGTGTCTGAAAAACAGAAGATCCGTTCAACTATCCCGGAACTAGAGGGAAAACCACCTCTGTGCTCAGGAGTGGAACGTCCTGATAAAGCTGAGGCTGTTCAACGGTTGAATGAACATCGTCGATTTATACACCAGTGAAGATGGCAATGCTGCCATTGCCATGTGAGGAGAATGACTTTGAAACTAAGTAGCAGTCTGTTAGACTATTCATCTTTGGAACTTGAAATATTTTGCCAGATATATGAAGGGCAGGAGAAATCATGTTGACTGTAAAACCATTTTTCACCTCTTCTGAAAAGTATATTGTTATTCACTCCAGATGAAAACTTTATGTATAATTCATTGTTGCATTGAAGAGAAGTCAGAACTACAACGGTGAATAGATGCTGAATCAGTTTGATCCATACTTTTGTCCAAAAAGTTGTCCAAATGTGTGCTTCTACTATGAGTGCCTAGAGTGTCCTagttttttagtgtttttatATGCCCTAGTGAAGGGACTTATTATGGTAGCAAGTTCGGTGTCCGTCTGTGTATccgttaacattttttttccttcatttttttaagataatCAGATTTCATTGACAGAATCATCTATGTATGGCTTTATTATATTAAAACACACAAGTATGGGTACTTGGATGATTGTGATTTCAGGTAGCTGTCTCATCTAAGTTTTATAAAGATAGATTTTGTCTTGGCAAAGACCtagcatcatttttttttttttttttgctgaatttGCTCTCGTTTGTGTTTATCCTTGGGTAATCCCACATgtgttcatgatgatgatgatgatgatggtatgtcaaaggtcatctaggggtcaaatgatatgaggcAACCTGTGTAATTTTCTGAGTTTTATTTTCACtaatttatttctgcatcatcTGTGTCCAGATTCATGCTCATGAGGATGAGGTCATCTACAGTCAGCAGATAATATGTTTAATCGATTGCATAATCAGGCgagatgttttttttccaagtatGCTTTTCCAAtgttaatcattttgttaaaatcatGGTGAGCTACACATTGTctagtgttttattttttccatctgCAAGAGGTGTGCGCATTTATCACAGAATACTTATTTGAAGCAGAAAATACAGTTTCCGGGATATAATACAATTTCCATTCCCATAGGTTTGCATATTCGCTTATTACTAGTGTTTCGTTTTACCTTTGACCGTCTGGAAGGTGTTAGAGAAGATGTTTAATAGTATTATGTAACCAAGCTGGGGTaacagggttttttttcagGATATCTTTTTAGCCTTGTGATTGATGATACATTCTTTTAGATTATTGAACAAATATGTTTATCATTTTCCAAATTgaaaagagaaataccagtagatGAACATGTACAAGTGGTACAACCCATTTGAAAGATTTTCACTGTAATAGGACATGTGTAATAacttttataaaacaaacaagATGTTGGTTAGAGCAGGACACTTACTATGGATTAGTTTTTCAATaaagacatatattttgtttgaaaaatggCATTTAATTTGTctgattacatgtatgtacatttccAGTTGTAACAGTTCACAAACATCTTTGCATAAAATTTTtccatgtttagagcgttgtgaGCTCTTCTAATTTGATGTCACTTTTATGGCAGCTGCCCAATGTTAATTGTTAAGGTAAAATAAGGTTTGTAAACTGTTCACTCCAACTCTGTAGCCTATTATATAAGAACGTTTTACAGTGCAGTCCACTCCTGTACTGAGCACAGATACAAGTTTTGAATATCAAAAGGAAATTATCCCAGTCCCAATTTCAAGCTATATTCACTCAAAAATTGTTTCCTTGTAATGAGGCAATTGTCATTATTCAATCACCCGATAACAGAGTGGACTGTTCTGTATATTGTGTTAGTGAGAGCAAACTTAAGTGTGAGGgcttgtttatttttatgatagTGTGTTGATTAAATCATTAGAAATTCAGAGAAACAAGACATCTTTTAGAGCAAGGAATCTTGATATACAGTTACCATTGCCAAGTCAAACTGCCAATTTGCATAAGTAAAATAATTGCCAAAATCGAAGGTCTGTGAAAGTCATCTTTTGCATTCTATTATTTAAATCACTCATGTGTCAATGTTATGAAGTCAAAGTTATCAAATCCCTACCAATTTTTCTTTGATGAGGTTGACTATATACTCCGATATTTTTGGTTTGTATTCTATAACATGAATGTATGGGACCAGAATATAACTTGGATAATGTAGAACTCTTTACACCATGTTTCTACAGTACACTGCAATACAATGTCAAAATGAAGCAAGTGACATTTCAAACAAGTGCATGATATATAGTTTTTCACTTAATACCTGCacttcttttcaaaatgaatacataaaattcaaatacatgtgtCGTCACTGGCTttgttatttcactttttgGCAGTAATTCTGTTATAACAAGGTGTGAGTTATCAAGCAAATAGCCTTGCTCAAACGATATTTTGTATCTACTGGCTTTAACATGAGTGGTTTGTACAATGCATGAATTTGTGAGACTGTGATCAcaaatagccaattggtctaaacTCACTTTGACAACCGGTAATGCCCACTTAGCCTCATCTCACATGGTCTAATTTTATCTTGCCTACAACCAGTCTTCGACTTCACTCTAATTTCTTCTTGGTCTGATACATCATTTTCTCTGTTCAGTTGGTTTAACACCACCCAGTCGTTTCCACCATCATACTTGTAGTAGACCGTATGATTTGGAAATTAGATCAAAGTGAAATGAGACAATTGGGCTATTAGACAAATCAACTGATATTCTAAGTGGATATAAACCATTTCAAAGTGCAGCAGTCGCTGATCCAGGATTAGAAAACAAGGCACCAGGCCTGATAATGGGTTAAGCCaacaaattttatgattttaggAACTAGGAAGTCAAGGGTGGTGTACATATTGTAGAGTGGATGGTTGTCCCTTGTGCTGTGCCCCCACCTGGATCTGCCACTGGTGCAGTTATCTCCATCACAGTTTCATGCACAAcattcatcgtcatcatcctgTACCTATGAACAACATTCATAAGCATCATCCATGCCAtgaaccatcatcatcaccctcataaCATCTATGAAAATTATCCATTCATGCATCATCACTCTTATCATGACCATGGATtatattcatcatcataatcatcatcacaggACTGAAAAATATCATCCAtgcatcatcatcgtcacccttatcataaatatgaacattcatcatcatcactcttaCCCATCGGCGGCGGatgccaaaaaatttaggaggggtccacttgaaattttgggatggacacagaaaacccctaaatttttttgggggccACGTGAATTTCGGGGGATGCAGgaaataaaattgacaaaaataaggttatcaacacaaaatttagggggctgtcccccctcccccacctatGCTCTTACATGAATATGATAacattcatcatcattgtcactcTTATcataaatgtgaaatattcatcATCCATGCATCACCGTCACCTTATCATATGAACAATCATCCATACATCATAATggtcatcatcaccttcatctaTGCACAATGTACGTCATGGAGTACTTTCAGTGAtgagagagga
This genomic window from Lytechinus variegatus isolate NC3 chromosome 10, Lvar_3.0, whole genome shotgun sequence contains:
- the LOC121423188 gene encoding uncharacterized protein LOC121423188 isoform X1 — encoded protein: MESKTKGKKKKTSGDRCMVMNCGSTYQSATVHSMPGPLPAAGGRFSALQMAWIHFIKLHRVFDHTRVKHIHVCSLHFDKSQYDPTQLQMYEMGLRKNPPKLLPDAVPHIYEPAASTSTTTLSEPLATHSSSESHSSSQTTSSTSNMSKSSASEAVGVAAAAARPSTQGRILLASDSASKPQVKRQRTSYFRKKEVADITKEYEKKNAEEITKDILGRSKGCQYHYSAKKFHRRVGIRIWRRSCKVQVKPITISRGKQVNLPRLMAEVCDAVTQTEEIVVLPPPVNPDEGPASELDEPEPEDEPEEDDESKDPTYIPSEETNSPCKERPPALSQPKSPLEEQKFIVFETNLLELFQVCLSCLSRNMNVEKVCPHTYGSAMKVVATCLDCGHRRDWQSQPKVGDVMAGNFILAAAILFGGGSPTKFLRILKHMNLKAITVETFMKHQRETLQPAIIRVAKEEQRKVIQEIPEGEGLVLGGDGRADSPGHCAKYGAYTLMDLKRNKIVDVQLVQSNEVRNSNAMEKEGLRRGLAKLEELNVRVDTLVTDRHAQVAKWLRENYPEITHKYDVWHIAKGLLKKISAIAKLKDCEVLGRWKKSINNHVYWCASSTPDGDGDIIVAKFQSILNHIRNVHENHGELYPSCSHGEDYERREWMTQGSKAFDKLSQELSKTRLKNDMKKMSPLAQTSSVEAFHSVMLYWCPKMLAYSYAGIKCRLAIAALHWNENAGRSHATKADGTPMYKINYPKAKEGGHTVSRVLTNCTYNYVTLLMEETMKLVSEKQKIRSTIPELEGKPPLCSGVERPDKAEAVQRLNEHRRFIHQ
- the LOC121423188 gene encoding uncharacterized protein LOC121423188 isoform X2, producing MESKTKGKKKKTSGDRCMVMNCGSTYQSATVHSMPGPLPAAGGRFSALQMAWIHFIKLHRVFDHTRVKHIHVCSLHFDKSQYDPTQLQMYEMGLRKNPPKLLPDAVPHIYEPAASTSTTTLSEPLATHSSSESHSSSQTTSSTSNMSKSSASEAVGVAAAAARPSTQGRILLASDSASKPQVKRQRTSYFRKKKFHRRVGIRIWRRSCKVQVKPITISRGKQVNLPRLMAEVCDAVTQTEEIVVLPPPVNPDEGPASELDEPEPEDEPEEDDESKDPTYIPSEETNSPCKERPPALSQPKSPLEEQKFIVFETNLLELFQVCLSCLSRNMNVEKVCPHTYGSAMKVVATCLDCGHRRDWQSQPKVGDVMAGNFILAAAILFGGGSPTKFLRILKHMNLKAITVETFMKHQRETLQPAIIRVAKEEQRKVIQEIPEGEGLVLGGDGRADSPGHCAKYGAYTLMDLKRNKIVDVQLVQSNEVRNSNAMEKEGLRRGLAKLEELNVRVDTLVTDRHAQVAKWLRENYPEITHKYDVWHIAKGLLKKISAIAKLKDCEVLGRWKKSINNHVYWCASSTPDGDGDIIVAKFQSILNHIRNVHENHGELYPSCSHGEDYERREWMTQGSKAFDKLSQELSKTRLKNDMKKMSPLAQTSSVEAFHSVMLYWCPKMLAYSYAGIKCRLAIAALHWNENAGRSHATKADGTPMYKINYPKAKEGGHTVSRVLTNCTYNYVTLLMEETMKLVSEKQKIRSTIPELEGKPPLCSGVERPDKAEAVQRLNEHRRFIHQ